The following coding sequences lie in one Pyrobaculum sp. 3827-6 genomic window:
- a CDS encoding AAA family ATPase: MSLNGCSIPKWPVAGEAHRLGGRSWQRAVESLVKLTSAFPMAVLLGRAGMGKSQVAYEVCKKTSCIYVDLTEVGERSMANIAAIVAWRLLSRYGDRGGVKNRIVEVYRKFGYEGLASLARGDPAWTLRSALELAGTRTVVVLDEFLPSAEDPKFFEVAYIMHRIRNMNLPNSSFLVTMLPEVYEKIVERIPPLGNFFIHITVQLPDVIPEEEVEDIVSAYCPEKAELARKILAEKPDITVRELLLELNNMPSRRYVELVPAD; the protein is encoded by the coding sequence GTGAGTTTAAACGGTTGCTCTATCCCGAAGTGGCCGGTGGCGGGGGAGGCACATAGGCTGGGCGGCAGGTCTTGGCAGAGGGCTGTTGAGTCGCTTGTAAAGCTGACGTCGGCGTTTCCCATGGCCGTCCTCCTGGGAAGGGCCGGCATGGGGAAGTCCCAGGTGGCTTACGAGGTGTGTAAAAAGACTAGCTGTATATACGTCGACTTGACGGAGGTGGGCGAGAGGAGTATGGCCAACATTGCGGCGATCGTCGCGTGGAGGCTTTTGTCTAGATACGGGGATAGGGGAGGCGTGAAGAACAGAATAGTGGAGGTCTATAGGAAGTTCGGCTACGAGGGGCTTGCGTCGCTCGCCAGGGGGGACCCCGCGTGGACTCTGAGATCCGCGCTGGAGCTGGCCGGCACGAGGACGGTGGTGGTGCTGGACGAGTTCCTACCCTCGGCGGAGGATCCCAAATTCTTCGAGGTGGCCTACATAATGCACAGGATAAGGAACATGAACTTGCCCAACTCCTCGTTTCTAGTGACCATGTTGCCTGAGGTTTATGAGAAGATTGTGGAGCGCATACCCCCGCTTGGCAACTTCTTCATCCACATCACAGTGCAGTTGCCCGACGTAATTCCCGAGGAGGAGGTGGAGGACATCGTCTCGGCCTACTGCCCGGAGAAGGCAGAGCTGGCTCGTAAAATTCTCGCAGAAAAGCCTGACATAACGGTGCGCGAGCTGCTGCTGGAGCTCAACAACATGCCCTCGAGGAGATACGTAGAGCTTGTACCGGCGGATTAG
- the nth gene encoding endonuclease III: protein MSSEFIELVDRAVELRLEEFVAPVVWREGGNLFELLVAVVLSQNTSDKNAFRAFANLKKRLGGVTPEALLALSTEELEALIRPAGMHRQRARNLKALADAFIKLGITPQRLVEMGPGEARRLLLTLPGVGEKTADVVLVNLGLPAFPVDTHITRIAKRWGVGNRYGQISKWFMERVPPERYLEIHLKLIQFGRYICRARDPRCGVCPIGERCPSYKSAGRSSVT from the coding sequence ATGTCCTCCGAGTTCATAGAGCTGGTGGACAGAGCCGTCGAGCTGAGGCTGGAGGAGTTCGTCGCCCCCGTCGTCTGGAGAGAGGGGGGCAACCTCTTCGAGCTCCTAGTGGCCGTGGTGTTGAGCCAAAACACGTCGGATAAGAACGCCTTCCGCGCCTTTGCAAATCTAAAGAAGAGGCTGGGGGGCGTGACGCCCGAGGCGTTGCTGGCGCTGTCCACGGAGGAGCTGGAGGCGTTGATCAGGCCCGCCGGCATGCACAGGCAGAGGGCGCGCAACCTGAAGGCGCTGGCTGATGCCTTCATAAAGCTCGGCATAACCCCCCAGAGGCTCGTCGAGATGGGGCCCGGGGAGGCCAGGAGGCTCCTCCTGACTCTGCCAGGCGTGGGGGAGAAGACGGCGGACGTGGTGTTGGTAAACCTAGGCCTGCCGGCTTTCCCAGTGGACACGCACATCACACGTATAGCAAAGCGCTGGGGGGTCGGCAACAGATATGGGCAGATCAGCAAGTGGTTTATGGAGAGGGTTCCCCCCGAGCGCTACCTAGAGATACACCTGAAGCTGATACAATTCGGCAGGTATATATGCAGGGCGAGGGACCCCAGATGCGGCGTGTGTCCTATAGGAGAGAGGTGCCCCTCTTATAAGTCAGCCGGCAGGTCATCGGTCACCTAA
- a CDS encoding peroxiredoxin encodes MPKAVIILADNDIARAYHALVIALGQGAWVRGLFATGLGALIFSRRPRSRLIGLPLLASLYIRWKLRKIGAKRLEELAAECLRSGVYVYVDEPVTKMLGVTPMDGVAVAGSLTFLALARDADLVLAF; translated from the coding sequence ATGCCTAAGGCTGTGATAATTCTGGCCGACAACGACATCGCCCGCGCCTACCACGCCCTGGTTATCGCTCTCGGCCAGGGCGCTTGGGTACGAGGTCTATTCGCCACGGGGCTCGGGGCGCTGATCTTCAGCAGGAGGCCGAGGAGTAGGCTCATAGGCCTCCCCCTGCTCGCCTCTCTTTATATAAGATGGAAATTGAGGAAGATCGGCGCTAAGAGGCTTGAGGAGCTCGCCGCCGAGTGTCTGAGAAGCGGCGTCTATGTCTACGTGGACGAGCCGGTGACGAAAATGCTCGGCGTGACGCCCATGGACGGCGTCGCCGTGGCGGGGTCCCTGACCTTCCTCGCCTTGGCTAGGGACGCCGACCTTGTCCTCGCCTTCTAA
- a CDS encoding peroxiredoxin has product MKFPELELTAHTGEAVAPARAPKAVVYFFPKAFTTGCTRETIRFNELYGKFREKGYEVFGVSTDSVETLKKFAEKYGVRFKLLSDKGGRLASQLGILRPTGTAERVTYILNGGEVVHVLKGLKSADEHADRALELAK; this is encoded by the coding sequence TTGAAGTTCCCCGAGTTGGAACTCACGGCTCACACCGGCGAGGCCGTCGCCCCGGCCAGGGCGCCCAAGGCCGTGGTCTACTTCTTCCCCAAGGCGTTCACCACGGGTTGCACCAGGGAGACTATACGCTTTAACGAGCTCTACGGCAAGTTCCGCGAAAAGGGATACGAGGTCTTCGGCGTCTCCACCGACAGCGTCGAGACTTTGAAAAAATTCGCCGAGAAATACGGCGTCAGGTTTAAACTACTAAGCGACAAGGGGGGCCGCCTCGCCTCTCAACTCGGCATCCTAAGACCCACGGGGACGGCGGAGCGCGTCACCTACATACTAAACGGAGGAGAGGTGGTGCACGTGCTGAAGGGGCTCAAGTCGGCGGACGAACACGCCGACCGCGCCCTGGAGCTGGCCAAATGA
- a CDS encoding DMT family transporter codes for MLWLLPVGILAISSAAILIRLTPADPVAITFWRLAFATAIVLMLGSWRGLGLPRGRALMYSALSGVLLAVHFLSWIPSLFLTTVAASTTLVNIHPVLMLFLSRRIGERVGGATAAGVLLAVVGSIFITFSPGGLLGNVLALVGAASFAGYLALGRVVRASVGTLGYAAVAYGVAALISLVVGLSLGSNMVGYNAYVFVMFLLIASIPMMLGHTVFNFLLGRYRAVTIAASTLGEPVGATLLAIPILGEVPRGAVHVAAPLLGSLEIPLQALGVLITLLGLVLVIREELKSTT; via the coding sequence GTGCTCTGGCTACTGCCCGTCGGCATACTGGCTATCTCCAGCGCGGCGATTTTAATTAGGCTGACGCCCGCCGACCCGGTGGCGATTACCTTCTGGCGGCTGGCCTTCGCCACAGCCATAGTGCTCATGCTCGGGTCGTGGAGGGGGCTGGGCCTGCCGAGGGGCCGCGCCCTCATGTATTCAGCCCTCTCTGGCGTGTTGCTGGCGGTGCACTTCCTCAGCTGGATCCCCTCCCTCTTCTTAACCACAGTGGCGGCCAGCACCACCCTTGTCAACATCCACCCTGTCCTTATGTTGTTTCTATCGAGGCGAATCGGGGAGAGAGTTGGCGGCGCAACCGCCGCCGGCGTTCTGCTGGCCGTGGTGGGTAGCATATTTATCACGTTCTCGCCAGGAGGCCTCTTGGGCAACGTCCTCGCCCTAGTCGGCGCGGCTTCCTTCGCGGGCTACCTAGCGCTGGGGAGGGTCGTCAGGGCGTCGGTGGGGACTTTGGGATACGCCGCCGTGGCCTACGGCGTCGCCGCGCTTATCTCCCTAGTGGTGGGCCTGTCTCTGGGGAGCAACATGGTTGGGTATAACGCCTATGTGTTTGTAATGTTTCTCCTCATAGCGTCTATACCAATGATGCTGGGCCACACTGTCTTTAACTTTCTGCTCGGCAGGTACAGAGCGGTGACGATAGCGGCGAGCACCCTGGGGGAGCCCGTGGGGGCCACGCTACTCGCTATACCGATCCTGGGCGAGGTGCCGAGGGGCGCCGTCCACGTCGCCGCCCCGCTTCTGGGGTCTCTGGAAATCCCCCTGCAGGCCCTCGGCGTCTTGATCACCCTGCTCGGGCTCGTGCTGGTTATTAGGGAAGAGCTTAAATCCACTACCTAA
- a CDS encoding nicotinamide mononucleotide deamidase-related protein, which translates to MHKGVAWILSIGNELLIGRVVNTNAAWLAGKLTFLGYAVRRILVVPDEEDDIVEAFREAVERADVVVSTGGLGPTPDDITNLAFCKAVGAEPVVNEEALRMVREKYEARGYPLTQERVKMAMMPPGAKPLPNPVGTAPGILYEVGGKVVVILPGVPREMEAIFESHVEPLLRGRGPPVYFSERVVVVRGVPEAEAAPLIREVMRVDPRVYVKSHPKGFEVDAPLLHIHIYASAESREEAEVLVERAAGRLVELIKSRHGERAAVSTG; encoded by the coding sequence ATGCATAAAGGCGTTGCCTGGATTCTGTCGATCGGAAATGAGTTGCTCATCGGGAGGGTGGTCAACACCAACGCGGCGTGGCTCGCGGGCAAGTTGACTTTTCTCGGCTACGCAGTGAGGCGGATACTCGTCGTGCCGGACGAGGAGGACGACATAGTGGAGGCTTTTAGAGAGGCTGTGGAGAGGGCGGATGTGGTCGTATCAACCGGGGGGCTGGGACCCACGCCTGACGACATTACAAACCTGGCCTTCTGCAAGGCGGTAGGCGCAGAGCCCGTGGTTAACGAGGAGGCGTTGAGGATGGTTAGGGAGAAGTACGAAGCCCGCGGCTACCCCCTCACACAGGAGAGGGTCAAGATGGCGATGATGCCGCCCGGCGCCAAGCCGTTGCCCAACCCGGTGGGGACAGCCCCCGGCATTCTCTACGAGGTTGGCGGTAAAGTCGTGGTTATCCTGCCGGGGGTCCCCAGGGAGATGGAGGCTATCTTCGAGAGCCACGTCGAGCCTCTGCTGAGGGGACGGGGGCCGCCTGTCTACTTCTCGGAGAGGGTGGTCGTGGTGAGGGGGGTGCCTGAGGCCGAGGCGGCGCCTCTAATCAGAGAGGTCATGAGAGTCGACCCCAGGGTCTACGTTAAGTCGCACCCCAAGGGGTTCGAAGTAGATGCGCCGCTTCTACATATACACATCTACGCCAGCGCGGAGAGTAGAGAGGAGGCCGAGGTGCTTGTGGAGAGGGCGGCGGGGAGGCTCGTGGAGCTTATCAAATCGCGGCACGGCGAGCGGGCCGCCGTCTCTACAGGCTGA
- a CDS encoding CPBP family intramembrane glutamic endopeptidase: MRLVALALSIPVMFIAMGVAALLAPNCVSASLAVAYLVLTPLIYYARPFAFRPKYFAISLLIFTGLWGLELILQPLLRQYDSLLQAFIQTLSTCPHWKIYFFTSAVILAPLVEETIFRAMLYTELEKRAGQLVGYMGNSLIFAAVHGAAALLPLYFAYGLVLTYAFKKGGITASMALHGLNNLVALLPILLGG; encoded by the coding sequence GTGCGCCTCGTTGCGCTGGCCTTGTCGATACCAGTGATGTTCATAGCCATGGGCGTGGCGGCGCTCTTGGCGCCTAACTGCGTCTCGGCGTCTCTGGCAGTGGCGTATCTAGTGCTTACGCCGCTGATCTACTACGCAAGGCCCTTCGCATTTAGGCCCAAGTACTTCGCCATCTCTCTCTTGATATTCACAGGTCTGTGGGGGCTGGAGCTGATCCTGCAACCGCTTCTCCGCCAATACGACTCGCTACTCCAAGCGTTTATACAGACACTCTCTACGTGTCCCCACTGGAAGATCTACTTCTTCACCTCGGCGGTGATTCTGGCTCCCCTGGTGGAGGAGACTATTTTCCGCGCCATGCTTTACACCGAGCTTGAGAAGAGAGCTGGCCAGCTTGTGGGATACATGGGCAACTCGCTTATCTTCGCCGCGGTTCACGGCGCGGCGGCGTTGCTACCTCTCTACTTCGCCTACGGGCTGGTTCTGACCTACGCCTTTAAAAAAGGGGGTATAACCGCTTCGATGGCTCTACACGGCTTGAATAACCTAGTCGCACTCCTCCCAATTCTCCTCGGAGGTTAA
- a CDS encoding ATP-binding protein, whose amino-acid sequence MKAGEELSIHEVEKLDLGEDFKLALSRALSGANVYIVGPPGSGKTAMLRKLGLYLSRSGRGAAYVKLEWAKYGWGLGDYLKHYGARNIGLIGAEASGDVVLLDDGELLWSYSSAYRNLVRDVRQRQVVAAFREIDMDTLTILFGDGFTIYLQRQVAARPVVKAPLGLGFIGRTSEIVVI is encoded by the coding sequence ATGAAAGCCGGTGAGGAGCTCAGTATCCACGAGGTTGAGAAGCTGGATCTCGGCGAGGACTTCAAGCTGGCTCTCTCCAGGGCCTTAAGCGGGGCGAACGTATACATAGTGGGGCCGCCTGGTAGCGGCAAAACCGCCATGTTGCGTAAGCTGGGCCTCTACCTCTCCAGATCGGGGAGGGGGGCCGCCTACGTAAAGCTGGAGTGGGCAAAGTACGGCTGGGGGCTGGGAGACTACTTGAAGCACTACGGCGCGAGGAATATAGGCCTCATAGGCGCAGAGGCCAGCGGCGACGTCGTGTTGCTAGACGATGGCGAGTTGCTGTGGAGCTACAGCTCGGCGTATAGAAACCTTGTGAGAGACGTCAGACAGAGACAGGTGGTAGCCGCCTTTAGAGAAATAGATATGGACACGCTAACCATACTCTTCGGCGATGGGTTTACCATTTACCTCCAGCGGCAGGTAGCGGCGAGGCCTGTCGTCAAGGCTCCTCTTGGCCTTGGCTTTATTGGGAGAACTTCCGAAATTGTGGTTATTTAA
- a CDS encoding Gfo/Idh/MocA family protein has product MKVAVVGIGGWGKNHLRVAAQLKGEGLVEVVYAVDVDESRLRWAERVYGAVPVKGVDAAANLDVDAAIIATPTTLHATHAAAFLTRGVATLVEKPFAASLQEAYQLLDLAGRTLVSTGYLLRFHQGVRYVKNNLGKLGRFLTAYGKRTSRWPLRPGDVGVIKDLAIHDIDLVTYITGRRAVSVYASGGSTRGGYEDHVQIFAHYDGASAIYEANWLTPYRFRKLELTGEQGIFVVDFASDEAYFYGEEGVYRPRLEAAEPLLLQDREFIKAASGAGGEVVSRDDIVYTMKFCEAAALSVKTGRVVNLDEL; this is encoded by the coding sequence ATGAAAGTCGCCGTTGTGGGTATAGGAGGCTGGGGGAAAAATCATCTCCGCGTAGCGGCGCAACTTAAGGGGGAGGGTCTTGTGGAGGTGGTGTATGCCGTCGACGTCGACGAGTCTAGACTCAGGTGGGCTGAGAGGGTGTACGGGGCAGTGCCGGTGAAGGGAGTCGACGCCGCGGCTAATTTAGACGTCGACGCCGCGATTATAGCCACGCCGACCACCCTCCACGCAACGCACGCGGCGGCGTTTCTCACCAGGGGTGTGGCCACCCTGGTGGAGAAGCCCTTCGCCGCGAGTCTTCAAGAGGCCTACCAGTTGCTGGATTTGGCCGGGAGGACGCTGGTAAGCACGGGGTACCTCCTCCGCTTCCACCAAGGCGTGAGGTATGTCAAAAACAACCTCGGCAAACTGGGGCGTTTTCTTACGGCCTACGGCAAGAGGACCTCTAGGTGGCCTCTGCGGCCAGGCGACGTCGGGGTTATTAAAGACCTGGCGATTCACGACATTGACCTCGTAACGTATATAACGGGGAGGAGGGCTGTGTCTGTCTACGCCTCCGGCGGCTCCACGAGGGGAGGTTACGAGGACCACGTGCAGATATTTGCCCACTACGACGGCGCGTCGGCGATTTACGAAGCCAACTGGCTCACGCCATATAGATTTAGAAAACTTGAGCTGACCGGGGAGCAGGGCATATTCGTCGTGGACTTCGCCTCGGACGAGGCTTATTTCTACGGCGAGGAGGGGGTATACCGCCCCAGGCTTGAAGCGGCGGAGCCCCTTCTCCTACAAGATAGGGAGTTTATAAAAGCCGCCTCTGGCGCCGGGGGTGAGGTGGTCAGCAGAGACGATATTGTATACACAATGAAGTTTTGTGAAGCCGCCGCGCTGTCGGTAAAAACCGGCAGGGTGGTAAACCTCGACGAGCTGTAG
- a CDS encoding DUF211 domain-containing protein encodes MGQRPPIRRIVIDAAIPTKGVTIVDVAKELYKVEGVKAVRVTVDDVDVDVLGLAIVVEGVDIDYGELEEVLEKVGGVVHSVDEVVVGEYIPEAGTTA; translated from the coding sequence GTGGGGCAACGTCCTCCAATTCGCCGCATTGTGATAGATGCCGCAATACCGACAAAAGGGGTTACAATTGTAGACGTGGCTAAGGAGCTTTACAAAGTGGAGGGCGTCAAGGCTGTCCGCGTCACGGTAGACGACGTGGATGTAGACGTCTTGGGGCTAGCCATTGTCGTGGAGGGAGTAGACATCGACTACGGAGAGCTGGAGGAGGTCTTGGAAAAAGTGGGGGGAGTGGTGCACTCTGTGGACGAGGTGGTGGTGGGGGAGTACATCCCGGAGGCTGGGACGACAGCGTGA
- a CDS encoding RNA-guided pseudouridylation complex pseudouridine synthase subunit Cbf5: MRCGTREVFVKIEESTNPQWGKPPSQRSAEEHIRYSMVVLDKPRGPSSHEVAAWVKKILGVERAGHAGTLDPKVSGVLPIAVAEGTKVLMALSRSDKVYVAVAKFHGDVDAERLRAVLQEFQGVIYQKPPLRSAVKRQLRTRHVYSLELLELDGRYAVIKMHVEAGTYARKIIHDIGEVLGVGANMRELRRVAVSCYSEDEAVTLQDLADAYYIWRRYGDDTYLRRVLLPIEEAARHLPKIWVRDSAVDALCNGAPLAAPGVSKFETPFSAGDLVAMFTLKGELIGVGRALASSEEVKKMDRGLVVRTDRVVMRRGTYPAMWKRGTRAKT; this comes from the coding sequence GTGAGGTGCGGGACTAGGGAGGTTTTTGTAAAAATTGAGGAGTCTACGAATCCTCAGTGGGGTAAGCCGCCGTCTCAGAGATCTGCTGAGGAGCATATAAGATACTCCATGGTTGTACTGGACAAGCCTAGGGGGCCGAGTAGCCACGAGGTGGCCGCCTGGGTTAAGAAGATTCTTGGCGTGGAAAGGGCTGGCCACGCGGGGACGCTGGATCCCAAGGTCTCGGGGGTTTTGCCGATAGCGGTGGCTGAGGGGACGAAGGTTTTGATGGCGCTTTCCCGGTCGGACAAGGTTTACGTAGCCGTGGCGAAGTTCCACGGGGACGTCGACGCGGAGAGGCTTAGGGCGGTTTTGCAAGAGTTCCAGGGCGTGATCTACCAGAAGCCTCCTCTGCGGTCCGCCGTCAAGAGGCAGTTGCGCACCCGCCATGTGTATTCGCTAGAGCTTTTAGAGCTGGACGGCCGGTACGCCGTTATTAAAATGCACGTCGAAGCTGGGACATATGCGCGGAAGATTATCCACGACATAGGGGAGGTTCTGGGGGTGGGGGCCAACATGAGGGAGCTGAGGCGCGTCGCCGTTTCGTGCTACTCCGAGGACGAGGCGGTGACTCTGCAGGACCTGGCGGATGCGTACTATATATGGAGGCGCTACGGAGACGACACCTACCTGAGGAGGGTTTTGTTGCCTATTGAGGAGGCGGCTAGGCACCTCCCAAAGATATGGGTGAGAGACAGCGCGGTCGACGCGTTGTGCAACGGCGCCCCCCTCGCCGCGCCCGGCGTGTCGAAGTTCGAAACTCCCTTCTCCGCGGGGGATCTCGTGGCCATGTTTACGCTCAAGGGAGAGCTCATTGGAGTCGGCAGAGCGTTGGCAAGCTCGGAGGAGGTTAAGAAAATGGATAGAGGCCTCGTCGTGCGCACGGATAGAGTTGTGATGAGGCGTGGTACCTACCCGGCGATGTGGAAGAGGGGGACGAGGGCAAAAACTTAA
- a CDS encoding 50S ribosomal protein L14e, whose product MVKALDVGRIVVKVLGREAGRKAVIVDIVDASYVVITGPKSLTGVKRRRVNVNHIEPTDKKIEIKRGASDEEVLKALEAAGLVEYMRERVKPRVLGITKAEVR is encoded by the coding sequence ATGGTTAAGGCCTTGGATGTTGGTAGGATTGTCGTTAAGGTTTTGGGGAGGGAGGCTGGTAGAAAGGCTGTCATTGTAGACATCGTAGACGCGAGCTATGTGGTTATCACTGGGCCGAAGTCTCTTACCGGCGTTAAGAGGAGGCGGGTTAACGTAAACCACATAGAGCCTACGGATAAGAAGATTGAGATTAAGAGGGGGGCCTCCGACGAGGAGGTTTTGAAGGCGCTGGAGGCCGCCGGGCTTGTTGAATATATGCGTGAAAGGGTGAAGCCCCGCGTTCTTGGAATAACCAAGGCGGAGGTTAGGTGA
- a CDS encoding YkgJ family cysteine cluster protein, which produces MFSCPIGCPSDCCKFETIEEAPVVLEDEIPILTKEAEKIGVKLTFREYGFYNGVKLYKWVIEGWCPFYKGRCTIHEKKPLACRMYPLVLNLKTGEIYLSDKCLWVKINGPKPLDHFPAEKEALRRLVVKLKIK; this is translated from the coding sequence GTGTTCAGTTGCCCCATCGGATGTCCCTCTGACTGTTGCAAATTTGAAACTATAGAAGAGGCTCCCGTGGTTCTAGAAGATGAAATCCCCATCCTCACTAAAGAGGCGGAGAAAATAGGCGTGAAGCTCACATTTAGAGAATACGGCTTCTACAACGGCGTGAAGCTGTACAAGTGGGTAATAGAGGGGTGGTGCCCCTTCTACAAGGGCAGGTGCACCATCCACGAAAAAAAGCCGCTAGCCTGCCGAATGTACCCCCTGGTGCTGAATCTAAAAACCGGCGAGATATACCTCTCCGACAAGTGCCTATGGGTCAAGATCAACGGCCCCAAGCCCCTCGACCACTTCCCCGCAGAAAAAGAAGCCCTGAGGCGGCTGGTGGTCAAGCTTAAAATCAAGTAG
- a CDS encoding 4Fe-4S ferredoxin: MVEFVIEDEAYTDDERLAVAVGLSATFRQVLVKAAPSREALEAARGAAWGALLITPCPPGLECFTNLEKAVDHSEMYSTPVGYEGPAPAAAKRRVSTFNKHYMKPWRWASGGEKNGVGHELLPLMACLYRLLKMMDAVPIVVSDVRLTPAASAQPDYMVVPTWHEPAEVAEVVDIHLPPLKASAIALGILIGRYNAGPVVAVAKREDHLVAKVAELGGYAVVLDHPGDACDLFKKRVVGYTVERRPYRVEPALCDRCGDCLKTACPAIAPSRAGTPQILDTCTGCGACAILCTRGAIR; the protein is encoded by the coding sequence GTGGTTGAATTCGTCATAGAAGACGAGGCCTACACAGACGACGAGAGGCTGGCAGTGGCCGTGGGGCTCTCGGCAACCTTTAGACAAGTCCTCGTGAAGGCCGCCCCCAGCAGAGAGGCTCTGGAAGCCGCGAGAGGCGCGGCTTGGGGCGCCCTGCTGATAACGCCGTGTCCCCCCGGGCTGGAGTGCTTCACAAATCTGGAGAAAGCCGTCGACCACTCGGAGATGTACTCCACACCAGTGGGCTACGAAGGCCCCGCCCCCGCCGCGGCGAAGAGGCGGGTCTCCACCTTTAACAAGCACTACATGAAGCCGTGGAGGTGGGCCAGCGGCGGCGAGAAGAACGGGGTAGGGCACGAACTGCTACCCCTAATGGCCTGCCTATACCGCCTCCTGAAGATGATGGACGCCGTGCCTATAGTAGTCTCCGACGTGAGGCTGACGCCGGCGGCCAGCGCGCAGCCCGACTACATGGTCGTCCCGACGTGGCACGAGCCCGCCGAGGTCGCCGAGGTGGTGGACATACACCTCCCCCCGCTGAAGGCGTCTGCGATAGCCCTCGGAATACTTATCGGGAGATACAACGCAGGTCCCGTCGTAGCAGTGGCCAAGAGAGAAGACCACCTCGTCGCCAAAGTGGCCGAGCTCGGCGGCTACGCAGTGGTCCTAGACCACCCCGGCGACGCTTGCGACTTATTTAAGAAACGTGTAGTTGGATACACTGTTGAGAGGAGGCCATACCGGGTCGAGCCCGCCCTCTGCGACAGATGCGGCGACTGCCTAAAAACGGCGTGCCCCGCCATAGCCCCCTCCCGAGCCGGCACACCACAAATACTAGACACGTGCACTGGATGCGGGGCATGCGCAATCCTATGCACAAGAGGCGCCATAAGATAA
- a CDS encoding sulfite exporter TauE/SafE family protein, which translates to MELTPLQYLLSAAAGLVVGFSLGLVGGGGSILAVPLLLYMVGLEKAPDAAHIAVGTTALAVGLNAYINSLIHLKKKNVDLKTGAVFAAAGLAGSAAGAYLGHITPGTRLLALFAVFMIAVGASMALPTKTHRNAPSRSTPKTAAAGILVGFLSGYFGIGGGFLIVPTLMYVAGLEISKAVGTSLISVGTFGLATGLIYSLYGKTLVAIAALYLIGGVAGGYLGAALAVKTPRDTLKKIYSALIIAVGIYILYKSLGA; encoded by the coding sequence ATGGAGCTCACCCCACTCCAGTACCTCCTCTCCGCCGCCGCGGGGCTGGTCGTTGGCTTCTCCCTCGGCCTAGTAGGCGGGGGAGGTAGCATACTGGCGGTCCCCCTCCTCCTCTACATGGTAGGGCTGGAAAAAGCGCCAGACGCCGCCCACATTGCAGTAGGCACCACAGCCCTAGCCGTAGGCCTCAACGCCTATATAAACTCCCTCATACACCTCAAAAAGAAAAACGTAGATCTAAAAACAGGCGCGGTCTTCGCCGCCGCAGGCCTCGCCGGCTCCGCCGCCGGCGCCTACCTGGGACACATTACCCCCGGGACGAGGTTGCTGGCTCTATTCGCCGTATTTATGATAGCCGTGGGGGCCTCCATGGCGCTACCCACCAAAACGCATCGAAACGCCCCAAGCCGCTCCACGCCGAAGACGGCGGCCGCCGGTATTCTAGTCGGCTTCCTAAGTGGGTATTTCGGGATAGGGGGAGGCTTCTTAATAGTCCCCACGCTGATGTACGTGGCCGGGCTTGAAATTTCCAAGGCAGTCGGCACGAGCCTAATCTCCGTAGGCACCTTCGGCCTCGCCACCGGCCTAATCTACTCGCTATACGGCAAAACACTAGTCGCCATAGCCGCCCTATACCTAATAGGAGGCGTAGCTGGGGGCTACCTCGGGGCGGCGCTGGCGGTCAAGACGCCGAGAGACACCCTAAAGAAGATATACAGCGCGCTGATAATAGCAGTAGGCATCTACATCCTCTACAAGTCGCTAGGCGCCTAA